One region of Salvia miltiorrhiza cultivar Shanhuang (shh) chromosome 3, IMPLAD_Smil_shh, whole genome shotgun sequence genomic DNA includes:
- the LOC131014001 gene encoding stromal 70 kDa heat shock-related protein, chloroplastic, translating to MASSTAQIHALGAAAHFTAANSTRNNPNRTVFLGARLNSSSMPFGLHLKSKHRSGRRGSALRVVAEKVVGIDLGTTNSAVAAMEGGKPTIVTNAEGQRTTPSVVAYTKNADRLVGQIAKRQAVVNPENTFFSVKRFIGRKMSEVDEESKQVSYNVVRDENGNVKLECPAIGKQFAAEEISAQVLRKLVDDASKFLNDKVTKAVVTVPAYFNDSQRTATKDAGRIAGLEVLRIINEPTAASLAYGFEKKSNETILVFDLGGGTFDVSVLEVGDGVFEVLSTSGDTHLGGDDFDKRVVDWLAASFKKDEGIDLLKDKQALQRLTETAEKAKMELSSLTQTNISLPFITATADGPKHIETTLTRAKFEELCSDLLDRLKTPVQNSLRDAKLSFSDLDEVILVGGSTRIPAVQELVKKLTGKDPNVTVNPDEVVALGAAVQAGVLAGDVSDIVLLDVTPLSLGLETLGGVMTKIIPRNTTLPTSKSEVFSTAADGQTSVEINVLQGEREFVRDNKSVGSFRLDGIPPAPRGVPQIEVKFDIDANGILSVTAIDKGTGKKQDITITGASTLPGDEVERMVSEAEKFAKEDKEKRDAIDTKNQADSVVYQTEKQLKELGDKVPAPVKEKVEAKLGELKDAISGGSTQTIKDAMTALNQEVMQIGQSLYNQPGAAAPGAGPTPGGGAAPSESSDKGPDGDVIDADFTDSK from the exons ATGGCCTCCTCAACTGCTCAAATTCACGCTCTCGGCGCCGCTGCTCACTTCACTGCCGCGAACTCAACCAGAAATAATCCCAATAGAACGGTATTTCTTGGAGCCAGGCTCAACAGTAGCTCTATGCCCTTTGGATTGCATCTGAAGAGTAAGCATAGAAGCGGCCGCCGAGGCTCTGCTCTGCGCGTGGTGGCGGAGAAGGTTGTGGGGATTGACCTGGGCACGACCAATTCTGCCGTGGCGGCCATGGAGGGAGGGAAGCCTACCATCGTGACCAACGCCGAGGGCCAGCGCACCACCCCTTCTGTGGTTGCTTACACTAAGAACGCCGATAGGTTGGTTGGCCAGATTGCGAAGAGGCAAGCCGTAGTGAACCCCGAGAATACATTCTTCTCTGTGAAGAGATTTATTGGGAGGAAGATGTCGGAGGTCGATGAAGAGTCGAAGCAGGTTTCGTATAATGTCGTGAGGGATGAGAACGGTAACGTCAAGCTTGAGTGCCCCGCCATTGGCAAACAGTTTGCAGCTGAGGAGATATCCGCTCAG GTTTTGAGGAAGCTTGTGGATGATGCATCGAAGTTTTTGAATGACAAGGTTACTAAAGCAGTGGTTACAGTTCCTGCATACTTTAATGATTCTCAAAGGACTGCCACAAAGGATGCTGGTCGTATTGCTGGCTTAGAGGTTCTTCGCATTATAAATGAACCCACTGCTGCATCATTGGCCTATGGTTTTGAAAAGAAAAGCAATGAAACTATTTTGGTTTTTGACCTTGGAGGTGGCACTTTTGATGTTTCAG TCCTTGAGGTTGGTGATGGCGTGTTTGAGGTGCTTTCTACTTCTGGGGACACTCATCTTGGTGGTGATGACTTTGATAAG AGAGTTGTTGATTGGCTTGCTGCAAGTTTCAAGAAGGATGAGGGGATAGATCTATTGAAGGACAAACAAGCCCTTCAACGTTTGACTGAGACTGCAGAGAAAGCCAAAATGGAACTTTCATCTTTGACTCAAACTAACATTAG TTTGCCTTTCATTACTGCCACTGCAGATGGCCCTAAACATATTGAGACCACGCTTACACGAGCTAAGTTTGAGGAACTATGCTCGGATTTGCTTGACAG ACTAAAAACCCCTGTGCAAAATTCATTGAGGGATGCAAAGCTTTCCTTTAGTGATCTAGATGAGGTAATTCTGGTGGGTGGGTCCACGCGTATACCAGCTGTCCAGGAGCTTGTTAAGAAATTGACTGGAAAAGACCCAAATGTTACCGTCAATCCTGATGAAGTTGTTGCTCTTGGTGCTGCTGTTCAG GCTGGTGTTTTGGCGGGAGATGTGAGTGATATTGTCCTTCTGGACGTAACACCTCTATCTCTGGGGCTGGAAACACTTGGTGGAGTAATGACAAAGATTATTCCGCGAAATACGACATTGCCCACATCAAAATCAGAAGTTTTCTCTACAGCTGCTGATGGTCAGACCAGTGTCGAAATCAATGTCCTTCAAGGTGAAAGAGAGTTTGTCAGGGACAACAAATCTGTAGGCAGCTTCCGCCTTGACGGAATCCCACCTGCTCCCCGTGGTGTTCCCCAAATTGAGGTGAAGTTTGATATTGATGCAAATGGAATCCTCTCAGTTACCGCTATTGATAAGGGAACTGGGAAAAAGCAAGATATCACTATTACTGGTGCTAGTACGTTACCTGGTGATGAG GTGGAGAGAATGGTAAGTGAAGCTGAAAAATTTGCCAAGGAAGATAAGGAGAAGAGAGATGCCATAGATACTAAGAACCAGGCTGATTCAGTGGTTTACCAAACGGAGAAGCAGTTGAAGGAACTTGGTGACAAAGTTCCTGCCCCTGTAAAAGAGAAGGTCGAGGCAAAACTTGGAGAACTCAAGGATGCAATCTCCGGAGGGTCGACCCAAACAATCAAGGACGCCATGACCGCACTAAATCAGGAAGTCATGCAGATTGGACAGTCACTGTATAATCAACCAGGTGCAGCAGCACCCGGTGCTGGCCCAACGCCTGGTGGAGGAGCCGCCCCTTCAGAATCTTCAGACAAGGGACCCGATGGTGATGTTATTGATGCTGATTTCACAGACAGCAAATGA